A window of Arcobacter sp. CECT 8983 contains these coding sequences:
- a CDS encoding NADPH-dependent FMN reductase, giving the protein MSKIGILVASANNNLKLGQRLQELAKEVGVESEVINLVDLDLPLYSTVEEEKNGLPEAAKELAGKILTLKTFIVVAPEYNGVMPPVLNNAMAWTSRTTKDWRDAFNEKVVGLATHSGGGGQKGLQAMRIQFQHLGANILAREILTSYDKPLNEETAKNMIQQLDKLSRA; this is encoded by the coding sequence ATGTCAAAAATAGGAATCTTAGTTGCAAGTGCAAACAATAACCTAAAATTAGGGCAAAGACTACAAGAGCTTGCTAAAGAAGTGGGTGTTGAATCTGAAGTTATAAATTTAGTAGATTTAGACTTACCTTTATATAGTACAGTTGAAGAAGAAAAAAATGGACTTCCTGAAGCTGCAAAAGAATTAGCAGGTAAGATATTAACTTTAAAAACATTTATAGTTGTTGCTCCTGAATATAATGGAGTTATGCCTCCTGTATTAAACAATGCTATGGCTTGGACTTCAAGAACTACAAAAGATTGGAGAGATGCATTTAATGAAAAAGTTGTAGGTTTAGCAACTCACTCTGGGGGTGGAGGTCAAAAAGGTCTTCAAGCTATGAGAATTCAATTTCAACACTTAGGTGCAAATATTTTAGCTAGAGAGATTTTAACAAGTTATGATAAACCATTAAATGAAGAAACTGCTAAAAATATGATTCAGCAGTTAGATAAACTTTCAAGGGCATAA